One Parageobacillus sp. KH3-4 genomic region harbors:
- a CDS encoding phage portal protein, protein MAERDISFFLAGNAKPVEEEEVIVSKRYVDRDGKVIPFIMKPMKTEEIEELEKSCMKPVMKNGKKVGERLDTSRFYARMAIESTVFPDFKSEEMRKSYKTEDPVEVAKRVLSIGGEYSAWIEAALRINGFDDSFDELVDEAKN, encoded by the coding sequence ATGGCAGAACGTGATATCAGCTTTTTCTTGGCAGGTAATGCAAAACCGGTAGAAGAGGAAGAAGTGATTGTATCGAAGCGCTATGTAGATAGAGACGGGAAGGTCATCCCATTTATCATGAAACCGATGAAAACTGAGGAAATTGAAGAGCTAGAAAAAAGTTGTATGAAACCTGTCATGAAAAACGGAAAAAAAGTCGGTGAGCGTCTTGATACTTCCCGTTTTTACGCTCGTATGGCTATTGAGTCCACTGTCTTTCCTGATTTTAAATCTGAGGAAATGAGAAAGTCGTACAAAACAGAAGACCCTGTTGAGGTAGCTAAACGTGTCCTTTCTATCGGTGGAGAATATAGCGCATGGATTGAAGCGGCATTAAGAATCAATGGATTTGATGATAGTTTTGATGAATTGGTGGATGAAGCAAAAAACTAA
- a CDS encoding phage tail tube protein has translation MAFRAQNTISGKEGRLFLDGEELAYIKKFEATIEKNKSEVNIMGRRMTGHKTTGAKGTGTATFYKVTSKFVRIMLDYIKTGEDKYFTFQGVLDDKSSGRGTERVTLYDVNFDSVKVAGLDVDSEALEEEIPFTFEDADLPQSLRDDF, from the coding sequence ATGGCTTTTCGTGCTCAGAATACGATCAGTGGAAAGGAAGGACGACTTTTTCTTGATGGAGAAGAGTTAGCATATATCAAAAAATTTGAAGCGACGATTGAAAAAAATAAATCTGAAGTCAATATCATGGGTCGGCGAATGACTGGTCATAAGACAACCGGTGCAAAAGGGACCGGGACGGCTACATTTTACAAGGTTACATCAAAATTTGTCCGGATCATGCTTGATTATATAAAAACTGGTGAAGATAAGTATTTTACTTTTCAGGGGGTTTTAGATGATAAAAGTTCTGGGCGAGGAACTGAACGTGTAACACTATATGATGTGAACTTTGACAGTGTAAAGGTAGCCGGTCTGGATGTTGATTCAGAAGCACTGGAGGAAGAAATTCCTTTCACATTTGAAGATGCTGACTTACCACAATCGTTACGGGATGATTTTTAA